A genomic window from Silene latifolia isolate original U9 population chromosome 11, ASM4854445v1, whole genome shotgun sequence includes:
- the LOC141612141 gene encoding endoribonuclease YBEY, chloroplastic isoform X1, with product MPPSLSPHLRRALHSLPSPPSYSMARAMTRATFFTPNSTLPMFPTTRNIANPPTHFNASIFGKWVGNGFGNGGQRSVIRGCGMKVRCSVDGGGRGFGGGERGYRKLSRRILRMKKVKELELSVKILIEEALPNDPEILSIAEMLRLNAPMAMKLAFERLKNSEHKTRDTSINNVGEFDTVELSLLLCNDEFIRTLNKDWRDEDHATDVLSMSQHIPELKLPILMLGDIVISVETAARQAEERGHTLLDEIRILLVHGLLHLLGFDHELSVEAEEEMEKEEETLLKNLGWKGKGLIKSAYDAENGVSDVKNPDTDDRKKEGSLRFYGPKFKYIFCDMDGTLLNSKSQISSANANAIREAMSRGVQVIIATGKARPGAINALKTVDLVGINGVLSESSPGVFLQGLLIYGRQGREIFRRNLDPNICVEAFLYSREHQIPLVAFCSDRCLTLFDHPLVDSLHSVYHEPKAETMPSIEDLLAAAEVQKLVFLDTPDRVTTTLRPFWSEASGDHAAVVQTVPDMLELVPHGTSKGNGVQLLLDHLGVTPNEIMAIGDGENDIEMLKLATLGVALSNGSDKTKAVADVIGVSNDEDGVADAIYRYAF from the exons AATGTTCCCCACGACGCGTAACATCGCTAACCCACCAACCCATTTCAACGCATCTATATTTGGGAAATGGGTAGGTAATGGATTTGGGAATGGTGGACAGAGGAGTGTAATTAGAGGGTGTGGAATGAAGGTGCGGTGTAGTGTTGATGGTGGTGGTCGTGGTTTTGGTGGTGGAGAAAGAGGGTATCGGAAATTGAGTAGGAGGATTTTAAGAATGAAGAAAGTTAAGGAATTGGAGCTTAGTGTTAAGATTCTTATTGAAGAGGCTTTGCCTAATGATCCTGAAATTTTG AGCATTGCAGAGATGCTGCGACTAAATGCTCCAATGGCAATGAAGTTGGCGTTTGAAAGACTGAAAAATTCTGAGCACAAAACTAGAGATACCTCTATTAACAATGTTGGAGAATTTGACACCGTTGAATTATCCTTACTTTTATGCAATGACGAGTTTATTCGAACACTTAATAAAGATTGGAGGGATGAGGATCATGCCACTGATGTTCTCTCTATGTCCCAACATATCCCAGAACTTAAATTGCCAATT CTTATGTTGGGTGACATCGTGATTTCTGTCGAGACAGCTGCTAGACAAGCAGAAGAACGAGGCCACACTCTACTTGACGAGATACGCATTCTTCTG GTTCATGGCCTTTTGCATCTTTTGGGGTTTGATCATGAGTTAAGTGTGGAAGCTGAGGAAGAGATGGAAAAGGAGGAAGAAACACTTTTGAAGAATCTTGGTTGGAAAGGGAAGGGGCTTATCAAGAGTGCTTATGATGCAGAAAATGGTGTTAGTGATGTTAAAAACCCTGATACCGATG ACAGGAAAAAAGAAGGCAGTCTCCGCTTTTACGGACCAAAATTCAAATATATCTTCTGTGATATGGATG GTACTTTACTGAACAGTAAGAGTCAGATTTCTTCTGCAAATGCAAATGCCATAAGAGAAGCAATGTCAAGGGGTGTCCAAGTGATCATTGCCACAGGAAAA GCTCGTCCTGGTGCCATAAACGCATTGAAGACTGTCGATTTGGTTGGAATAAATGGCGTACTCTCTGAATCATCACCTGGCGTATTCTTGCAG GGTTTACTCATATATGGGCGGCAAGGACGGGAGATTTTCAGAAGAAATTTGGATCCAAACATTTGCGTGGAG GCCTTCCTATACTCGCGGGAGCACCAAATTCCTCTTGTCGCATTCTGCAGCGACCGTTGCTTAACATTGTTTGATCATCCTCTTGTGGACTCCCTTCATAGTGTTTATCATGAGCCAAAG GCTGAAACAATGCCTTCAATTGAGGACCTATTAGCTGCGGCCGAAGTACAG AAATTGGTCTTCTTAGACACTCCTGACCGAGTAACCACTACTTTGAGGCCATTCTGGTCAGAAGCCTCTGGAGATCATGCTGCCGTAGTGCAAACCGTCCCGGACATGCTTGAATTAGTTCCCCATGGAACTTCAAAAGGGAATGGTGTACAACTGCTGCTTGATCATTTGGGAGTCACTCCAAATGAG ATTATGGCCATTGGCGATGGGGAAAATGACATTGAAATGCTTAAGTTGGCTACACTTGGAGTTGCCCTTAGCAATGGATCGGATAAGACAAAAGCTGTAGCAGATGTCATTGGTGTCAGCAATGACGAAGATGGAGTGGCTGACGCTATTTATCGATATGCATTCTGA
- the LOC141612141 gene encoding endoribonuclease YBEY, chloroplastic isoform X2 — translation MLRLNAPMAMKLAFERLKNSEHKTRDTSINNVGEFDTVELSLLLCNDEFIRTLNKDWRDEDHATDVLSMSQHIPELKLPILMLGDIVISVETAARQAEERGHTLLDEIRILLVHGLLHLLGFDHELSVEAEEEMEKEEETLLKNLGWKGKGLIKSAYDAENGVSDVKNPDTDDRKKEGSLRFYGPKFKYIFCDMDGTLLNSKSQISSANANAIREAMSRGVQVIIATGKARPGAINALKTVDLVGINGVLSESSPGVFLQGLLIYGRQGREIFRRNLDPNICVEAFLYSREHQIPLVAFCSDRCLTLFDHPLVDSLHSVYHEPKAETMPSIEDLLAAAEVQKLVFLDTPDRVTTTLRPFWSEASGDHAAVVQTVPDMLELVPHGTSKGNGVQLLLDHLGVTPNEIMAIGDGENDIEMLKLATLGVALSNGSDKTKAVADVIGVSNDEDGVADAIYRYAF, via the exons ATGCTGCGACTAAATGCTCCAATGGCAATGAAGTTGGCGTTTGAAAGACTGAAAAATTCTGAGCACAAAACTAGAGATACCTCTATTAACAATGTTGGAGAATTTGACACCGTTGAATTATCCTTACTTTTATGCAATGACGAGTTTATTCGAACACTTAATAAAGATTGGAGGGATGAGGATCATGCCACTGATGTTCTCTCTATGTCCCAACATATCCCAGAACTTAAATTGCCAATT CTTATGTTGGGTGACATCGTGATTTCTGTCGAGACAGCTGCTAGACAAGCAGAAGAACGAGGCCACACTCTACTTGACGAGATACGCATTCTTCTG GTTCATGGCCTTTTGCATCTTTTGGGGTTTGATCATGAGTTAAGTGTGGAAGCTGAGGAAGAGATGGAAAAGGAGGAAGAAACACTTTTGAAGAATCTTGGTTGGAAAGGGAAGGGGCTTATCAAGAGTGCTTATGATGCAGAAAATGGTGTTAGTGATGTTAAAAACCCTGATACCGATG ACAGGAAAAAAGAAGGCAGTCTCCGCTTTTACGGACCAAAATTCAAATATATCTTCTGTGATATGGATG GTACTTTACTGAACAGTAAGAGTCAGATTTCTTCTGCAAATGCAAATGCCATAAGAGAAGCAATGTCAAGGGGTGTCCAAGTGATCATTGCCACAGGAAAA GCTCGTCCTGGTGCCATAAACGCATTGAAGACTGTCGATTTGGTTGGAATAAATGGCGTACTCTCTGAATCATCACCTGGCGTATTCTTGCAG GGTTTACTCATATATGGGCGGCAAGGACGGGAGATTTTCAGAAGAAATTTGGATCCAAACATTTGCGTGGAG GCCTTCCTATACTCGCGGGAGCACCAAATTCCTCTTGTCGCATTCTGCAGCGACCGTTGCTTAACATTGTTTGATCATCCTCTTGTGGACTCCCTTCATAGTGTTTATCATGAGCCAAAG GCTGAAACAATGCCTTCAATTGAGGACCTATTAGCTGCGGCCGAAGTACAG AAATTGGTCTTCTTAGACACTCCTGACCGAGTAACCACTACTTTGAGGCCATTCTGGTCAGAAGCCTCTGGAGATCATGCTGCCGTAGTGCAAACCGTCCCGGACATGCTTGAATTAGTTCCCCATGGAACTTCAAAAGGGAATGGTGTACAACTGCTGCTTGATCATTTGGGAGTCACTCCAAATGAG ATTATGGCCATTGGCGATGGGGAAAATGACATTGAAATGCTTAAGTTGGCTACACTTGGAGTTGCCCTTAGCAATGGATCGGATAAGACAAAAGCTGTAGCAGATGTCATTGGTGTCAGCAATGACGAAGATGGAGTGGCTGACGCTATTTATCGATATGCATTCTGA
- the LOC141612143 gene encoding early nodulin-93-like, with product MDESNRKMGSMFIASPNEVKKTRNQCTQEGVRAGAKAAAITAVIATVPTIAACRVIPWAKANLNYTGQALIISAASIAAFFITSDKTIHECARANADYDKST from the exons ATGGATGAAAGCAACAGAAAAATGGGATCCATGTTCATTGCTTCGCCTAATGAAGTTAAAAAGACTCGTAATCAATGTACTCAAG AGGGAGTAAGAGCTGGAGCCAAGGCTGCGGCAATCACCGCGGTTATCGCCACCGTGCCAACG ATAGCAGCATGTCGAGTTATTCCATGGGCCAAGGCCAACCTTAATTACACTGGTCAAGCACTCATCATATCTGCAG CATCAATCGCTGCGTTCTTCATAACTTCCGACAAAACAATACATGAGTGCGCCCGAGCAAATGCAGACTATGATAAAAGTACCTGA